A genome region from Rhizobium sp. ACO-34A includes the following:
- a CDS encoding ABC transporter ATP-binding protein, whose product MLSVKALNKKFGGFTAVSEVSFDVAKGEILGLIGPNGSGKSTTFNLIAGTLAPTSGTIALNGKQIQGLKADAICRMGVGRTFQIPRPFTKMSILENVTLAAWFGQSRHPDIGECRRQAMDALDLVGLSSSPHNGVEGMGAAGLKKLELARALASQPELLLADESLNGLDEAEMEQAADMLNLVRKERGITIIWVEHIMGVLMRVVDRVVVLNQGQKIYDGDPAGAQTDPRVIEVYLGPDALEELKANA is encoded by the coding sequence ATGCTTTCAGTCAAAGCACTGAACAAGAAATTCGGCGGCTTTACCGCCGTTTCCGAAGTGTCATTCGATGTCGCCAAAGGCGAGATTCTCGGTCTGATCGGCCCGAATGGCTCCGGTAAGAGTACGACATTCAACTTGATCGCCGGTACGCTCGCGCCAACGTCCGGGACGATTGCCCTTAATGGCAAGCAAATTCAGGGTCTGAAGGCAGACGCCATCTGCCGGATGGGCGTCGGGCGCACTTTTCAGATTCCAAGGCCGTTCACCAAAATGAGCATCCTGGAAAATGTTACACTTGCTGCATGGTTCGGCCAGAGCCGCCATCCCGACATCGGGGAATGCCGCCGCCAGGCGATGGACGCGCTCGACCTCGTAGGGCTGTCCTCCAGCCCGCATAACGGCGTTGAGGGAATGGGAGCTGCCGGTCTCAAGAAGCTGGAACTTGCCCGCGCGCTTGCCAGCCAGCCGGAGCTTCTGCTCGCCGATGAGAGCCTGAACGGACTTGACGAAGCAGAAATGGAACAGGCCGCCGACATGCTGAACCTTGTCCGCAAGGAACGCGGCATAACCATTATCTGGGTCGAACACATCATGGGCGTTCTGATGCGCGTGGTCGACCGTGTGGTGGTGCTCAATCAGGGACAGAAAATCTACGACGGTGACCCCGCCGGAGCCCAGACGGACCCGCGCGTCATCGAGGTCTATCTTGGCCCGGATGCGCTTGAGGAGCTGAAAGCCAATGCTTGA
- a CDS encoding branched-chain amino acid ABC transporter permease, with translation MTCSFDIFFLEAVLNGLLLAGLLALLSLGLNLIFGVIDVVWICYAEVVMVGMYAIYFAHSVLGVDLMLAYGGGIVLTALAGYVLHTFVIRPLLHSPPINQLLATGGVLVLLQAAATMAFGVDYRNLGIQLGSVAFLDMYFAWSRIVTFVVAVVAMAGLMFFLRRTYIGMAITALSQDREVMPLMGVDSGKVYAVTSAIGGGLAGLAAALMTLQFDIHPYIGLQFGPLVFMVCVLGGLGSLVGGFIAAIIISQFIAVGGSCFAIEWGYAVAFLFFIVMMFIRPQGLMGKR, from the coding sequence ATGACCTGTTCCTTTGACATCTTCTTTCTCGAAGCGGTATTGAACGGCCTGCTTCTCGCAGGTCTCCTCGCACTGCTTTCGCTTGGCCTCAATCTGATTTTCGGCGTTATCGACGTGGTATGGATTTGCTACGCGGAAGTGGTGATGGTCGGAATGTACGCCATCTATTTCGCCCATTCGGTCCTGGGTGTTGATCTGATGCTCGCCTACGGCGGCGGCATCGTTCTGACTGCGCTTGCCGGATATGTGCTCCACACCTTTGTCATCCGGCCGCTTCTGCATTCTCCGCCAATCAACCAGCTTCTCGCCACAGGCGGGGTTCTGGTGCTGCTCCAGGCTGCCGCAACGATGGCTTTTGGCGTCGATTATCGGAATCTGGGCATCCAGCTAGGATCCGTTGCCTTTCTCGATATGTACTTCGCATGGTCGCGCATCGTCACCTTCGTGGTCGCAGTGGTCGCCATGGCCGGGCTGATGTTCTTCCTGCGCCGTACCTATATCGGCATGGCCATCACCGCCCTCAGCCAGGATCGTGAAGTCATGCCGCTGATGGGTGTCGATAGCGGAAAGGTCTACGCCGTCACCTCCGCAATCGGCGGCGGTCTTGCTGGTCTGGCTGCTGCGCTGATGACGCTGCAATTCGACATTCACCCGTATATTGGCCTGCAATTTGGCCCGCTCGTTTTCATGGTTTGCGTTCTCGGCGGTCTTGGAAGCCTCGTTGGCGGATTCATCGCCGCAATCATCATCTCGCAGTTCATTGCCGTCGGCGGCTCGTGCTTTGCGATCGAATGGGGATATGCGGTGGCGTTCCTCTTCTTCATCGTCATGATGTTCATTCGCCCGCAGGGCCTCATGGGAAAGCGGTAA
- a CDS encoding CoA transferase, with translation MANDPATQSGPLAGIRILDLSRVLAGPWATQVLGDLGADVVKIEKPGPGDDTRTWGPPWLDTADAPLSGYFLACNRNKRSLAVDISAPEGAEIVRKLALEADVVVENFKVGALARYGLDAASLRALNPRLIYCSVTGFGQDGPYAERGGYDFLVQGMGGLMSITGPETGEPTKVGVPVIDLFTGLYAVVAIQAALRHRDSTGEGQTIDCALLDTCVAILANQSMNWLVGGHVPKPLGNGHPNVVPYRTFAASDGHLIVAIGNDGQFRAFCRLLGRNDLANHPGYTSNAGRVANRVALEEALSAEIACYSSADLLEKMNAAGIPGGPINRLDQVFSDPQVTARGMVECFDLEPGREVRLTRFPARLSASPPSIRSLPQALGAASGEILATLGFDAETINDLKMRGIVSMPETAKMREE, from the coding sequence ATGGCGAACGATCCGGCAACCCAATCCGGCCCGCTTGCCGGTATTCGTATTCTCGATCTCAGCCGCGTTCTGGCAGGTCCTTGGGCGACGCAGGTTCTGGGCGATCTCGGCGCAGATGTGGTGAAAATCGAAAAGCCGGGACCGGGGGACGATACCCGCACGTGGGGACCTCCTTGGCTCGACACGGCCGATGCTCCGCTTTCAGGCTATTTTCTGGCCTGCAATCGCAACAAACGTTCACTTGCGGTCGACATTTCCGCGCCTGAAGGAGCTGAAATCGTGCGCAAGCTTGCGCTTGAAGCCGATGTGGTCGTTGAGAATTTCAAGGTGGGCGCGCTGGCCCGCTACGGTCTCGATGCGGCAAGCCTGCGCGCGCTCAATCCGCGCCTGATCTATTGCTCGGTGACCGGTTTCGGGCAGGACGGACCTTATGCCGAGCGCGGCGGCTACGATTTTCTCGTGCAGGGAATGGGTGGGCTGATGAGCATCACCGGTCCGGAAACAGGTGAACCGACGAAGGTCGGCGTTCCCGTCATTGACCTCTTCACCGGCCTCTATGCCGTGGTCGCAATTCAGGCAGCGCTCCGGCATCGTGACAGTACGGGCGAGGGGCAGACCATCGATTGCGCGCTTCTGGATACATGTGTGGCAATCCTCGCCAACCAGTCCATGAACTGGCTCGTTGGCGGGCATGTTCCCAAACCCCTCGGCAACGGGCACCCCAATGTCGTTCCTTATCGTACATTTGCGGCCTCGGATGGGCATCTGATCGTGGCGATCGGTAATGACGGCCAGTTTCGCGCCTTCTGCCGGCTGCTTGGACGCAACGACCTTGCCAACCATCCCGGCTATACCTCGAATGCCGGTCGAGTCGCCAATCGGGTTGCGCTTGAAGAGGCGCTGTCGGCAGAAATTGCATGCTATAGCAGCGCCGATCTTCTGGAGAAAATGAATGCCGCTGGCATCCCCGGCGGACCGATCAACCGGCTTGATCAGGTTTTTTCCGACCCGCAGGTCACGGCGCGCGGCATGGTGGAGTGTTTCGATCTGGAGCCCGGTCGCGAGGTTCGATTGACCCGTTTTCCGGCCCGGCTCTCAGCCAGCCCACCATCGATCCGCAGCCTGCCACAAGCGCTTGGAGCCGCAAGCGGTGAA
- a CDS encoding enoyl-CoA hydratase (Catalyzes the reversible hydration of unsaturated fatty acyl-CoA to beta-hydroxyacyl-CoA) yields MELVHSSRDEAGVVTMTLSDPASRNAISGLPMVEALLAALATAEADPKARVIVLTGEGPAFSAGGNIKAMGEGQGLVDAVPAITRQNYRNGIQRLPVAFEALELPVIAAVNGPAIGAGCDLALMCDIRIAGRSARFAESFVKLGIVPGDGGAWLLPRAVGFSKASEMALTGDVIDAEEALRIGMVSKVVEDGSLLDVAVDMARRIAANPTQAVRMTKRLLRQAAGQGLHSFLEMSAAMQAIAHHTEDYRIALGAMLDRTGKGKS; encoded by the coding sequence ATGGAACTCGTTCATTCGAGCCGTGACGAAGCTGGTGTCGTCACCATGACCTTGAGCGATCCAGCATCGCGCAATGCAATTTCCGGCCTGCCAATGGTCGAGGCGCTTCTTGCCGCGCTGGCAACGGCGGAAGCCGACCCAAAGGCTCGCGTCATCGTGCTGACCGGTGAAGGCCCTGCCTTTTCGGCAGGCGGCAACATCAAGGCGATGGGAGAAGGGCAGGGCCTGGTCGATGCGGTGCCCGCCATTACCCGGCAGAACTATCGCAACGGCATCCAGCGCCTGCCTGTTGCTTTCGAAGCGCTGGAATTGCCTGTCATCGCGGCTGTCAACGGCCCCGCCATAGGCGCTGGCTGCGATCTGGCGCTGATGTGCGACATACGGATCGCCGGGCGTTCGGCGCGATTTGCAGAAAGCTTCGTGAAGCTTGGTATCGTGCCGGGCGATGGCGGTGCCTGGCTTCTGCCGCGGGCCGTGGGCTTTTCCAAGGCAAGCGAAATGGCATTGACGGGCGATGTGATCGATGCCGAAGAGGCCCTGCGCATCGGAATGGTTTCGAAAGTCGTGGAAGATGGGAGCCTTCTGGATGTCGCCGTCGATATGGCCCGCCGCATTGCAGCCAATCCAACCCAGGCGGTTCGTATGACGAAGCGTCTCCTGCGGCAGGCAGCAGGACAAGGTCTCCATTCCTTTCTGGAGATGTCCGCGGCGATGCAGGCAATCGCCCATCACACCGAAGACTATCGCATCGCGCTCGGCGCCATGCTCGACCGCACCGGCAAGGGAAAATCCTGA
- a CDS encoding acyl-CoA dehydrogenase gives MTDLDFSLTPPSTDHGALRAEVRAFLKDAMPAGYGPSERARSWTGFDAEFSRELGARGWIGMTLPVEYGGHGRSAIERHIVVEELLAAGAPVAAHWIADRQSAPMILHNGTEEQRRTILPRIAAGECYFCIGMSEPDSGSDLASVRMKAERIENGYRLTGTKLWTTYAHEAHYMIVFCRTGQAEDRHGGMSQFLVDMSLPGISVRAVLDMAGEHHFNEVSFDGVLLPESTLLGKEGAGWSQVMSELSFERSGPERFLSSFALVDEIVREAPVDVVTERSMGRLVAHLMVLRHMSQSVAGRLSRGEKPDLHAAVVKDLGATFEQEIPEIARTLVCPEKADDEFNATLARLRMAAPSFSLRGGTREVLRGIIARGLGLR, from the coding sequence ATGACGGACCTGGATTTTTCCCTGACACCACCGTCCACCGACCACGGTGCACTGAGGGCAGAAGTGCGTGCCTTCCTCAAGGACGCCATGCCGGCGGGCTACGGACCCTCCGAACGCGCGCGCTCATGGACCGGATTTGATGCCGAGTTCAGTCGCGAGCTTGGCGCGCGCGGCTGGATAGGCATGACCCTGCCTGTCGAGTATGGCGGACATGGCCGCAGCGCTATCGAGCGTCACATCGTGGTCGAGGAATTGCTGGCTGCCGGTGCACCGGTCGCAGCCCACTGGATTGCCGACCGTCAGAGCGCGCCGATGATCCTGCACAATGGTACTGAAGAGCAGCGCCGCACGATCCTGCCACGGATTGCCGCTGGCGAGTGCTATTTCTGCATCGGCATGAGTGAACCGGACAGCGGTTCCGATCTTGCATCCGTGCGGATGAAAGCCGAGCGTATTGAGAACGGCTACCGGCTGACCGGCACAAAGCTGTGGACCACCTATGCCCATGAGGCCCACTATATGATCGTCTTCTGCCGCACGGGGCAGGCTGAGGATCGTCATGGCGGCATGAGCCAGTTTCTGGTCGATATGAGCCTGCCCGGCATAAGCGTACGCGCGGTGCTTGATATGGCCGGAGAGCATCATTTCAATGAAGTCAGCTTTGATGGCGTGCTTTTGCCTGAGAGCACCCTGCTCGGCAAGGAAGGTGCGGGCTGGTCGCAAGTCATGTCCGAACTTTCCTTCGAGCGCTCGGGGCCGGAACGCTTCCTGTCATCCTTCGCGCTGGTGGACGAGATTGTCCGCGAAGCGCCGGTGGATGTCGTGACGGAACGGAGCATGGGACGTCTTGTGGCGCATCTGATGGTGCTTCGCCATATGTCGCAATCCGTCGCCGGCAGGCTCTCGCGCGGCGAGAAGCCCGACCTTCATGCCGCCGTCGTCAAGGATCTCGGCGCAACCTTCGAGCAGGAAATTCCTGAAATCGCCCGCACGCTGGTCTGCCCGGAAAAGGCCGATGACGAATTCAACGCCACTTTGGCGCGATTGCGTATGGCGGCACCGAGCTTCTCGCTACGCGGTGGAACGCGCGAGGTGCTGCGAGGCATCATCGCTCGCGGCCTTGGCCTCAGATAA
- a CDS encoding ABC transporter ATP-binding protein translates to MAEDIKIGVIYDQTGPFSGAGSVNASIGTQIAIDMINEKGGIEGRKLVPVNVDAQSKVDVAINAAERLLNDDKVDLVMGVYSSAQCVPMAAKVDSAKKFMWANVCVSSAVFKDRNLQYVFRAQVHSDQYGEASCKFLSEVSQARFGVPASELKVAIIHEDGPYGSGIASANQTVCSNFGMKVVLNEGYSISSTDLSPMVSKLRRARPDVILHTGYAPDIALFLRQAKEQGLRWKALIGHGAGYANPVKLRELVGSDADYIMDVDPVAAQLLDPATLAPGLGDVTKEVVRRYKEKTGIDYAETNVWMGFNQSWILFTEVMPRAIRDFGGTDPEALRKAALAVDLPIGGTVQGYGVKFFPPGTPMSGQNERSSPTVIQYTPEGSKVLWPTPIKTADPVIPLPKGHAYAQ, encoded by the coding sequence ATGGCCGAGGACATCAAGATCGGTGTGATTTACGATCAGACCGGGCCGTTTTCCGGTGCTGGATCGGTCAATGCATCGATCGGCACACAGATCGCCATCGACATGATCAACGAAAAGGGTGGCATCGAAGGGCGTAAACTCGTCCCCGTCAACGTCGATGCTCAATCTAAGGTCGACGTTGCCATCAACGCCGCCGAGCGCCTGCTTAACGACGACAAGGTCGATCTCGTCATGGGCGTTTATTCAAGCGCCCAATGCGTGCCGATGGCAGCCAAGGTAGACAGCGCCAAGAAATTCATGTGGGCGAATGTCTGCGTTTCCTCCGCCGTCTTCAAGGATCGGAACCTGCAATATGTCTTCCGCGCGCAGGTCCACTCCGACCAGTATGGCGAGGCGTCGTGCAAGTTCCTCTCCGAGGTTTCACAGGCCCGGTTCGGCGTGCCAGCTTCAGAGCTCAAGGTTGCCATCATTCATGAGGACGGTCCGTACGGTTCTGGTATCGCATCCGCCAATCAGACCGTTTGCAGCAATTTCGGCATGAAAGTCGTGCTGAACGAAGGCTATTCCATCAGCTCCACCGATCTCTCGCCGATGGTGTCAAAGCTGCGCCGCGCACGCCCGGACGTTATTCTCCACACGGGTTATGCACCTGACATCGCGCTCTTCCTTCGCCAGGCCAAGGAGCAGGGATTGCGGTGGAAGGCCTTGATCGGCCATGGCGCCGGCTACGCCAACCCTGTCAAGCTGCGTGAACTGGTCGGGTCCGACGCCGATTACATCATGGATGTTGATCCCGTCGCAGCCCAGCTTCTCGACCCAGCGACGCTCGCGCCGGGCCTTGGCGATGTCACCAAGGAGGTCGTGCGCCGATACAAGGAGAAAACCGGAATTGATTATGCCGAAACCAACGTCTGGATGGGCTTCAATCAGTCGTGGATTCTGTTCACGGAAGTAATGCCTCGCGCCATCCGTGATTTCGGCGGCACCGATCCAGAGGCCTTGCGCAAGGCGGCGCTTGCTGTCGACCTGCCAATCGGCGGAACCGTTCAGGGGTACGGGGTCAAGTTTTTCCCGCCGGGTACGCCGATGTCGGGTCAGAACGAGCGGTCGTCGCCGACCGTCATTCAGTACACGCCGGAAGGCAGCAAGGTTCTCTGGCCGACGCCGATCAAGACGGCAGATCCCGTCATCCCGCTGCCGAAGGGCCACGCCTACGCGCAGTAA
- a CDS encoding hydroxyacid dehydrogenase, which produces MKKIAFIGLGAMGGGMASNIVRKGIPLTVYDIQPASVARVAEVGAVAAASLAEAAQNADVVVTMLPATQHVLNVVTGAGGVLDNMKGGGLLIDMSTIATHGTDTLIRVCAERGVRFIDAPVGRLASHAIAGKSMFMVGCENEDDFTEAKPLFDAMGDTIIRCGKPGTGIRVKLVNNFQVLSIAEITAEALVLAAKLGLDVEVVKQVNAQTTATNGQMQVNFATKSLVGDIEPGFTFDLSHKDMTLALEAAAQMRLGLPVGAAVHAVYGAARSTKYAGKDFSALLDYAADLAGIEPPRLKKQD; this is translated from the coding sequence ATGAAGAAAATCGCGTTTATCGGCCTGGGTGCCATGGGTGGAGGCATGGCGTCCAATATCGTGCGCAAGGGCATTCCGCTGACCGTCTACGATATTCAGCCCGCAAGTGTGGCCCGCGTTGCCGAGGTTGGTGCGGTGGCGGCGGCCTCGCTTGCAGAGGCCGCGCAGAATGCCGATGTGGTTGTCACCATGCTGCCAGCAACGCAGCATGTTCTTAATGTCGTGACCGGCGCTGGCGGTGTCCTCGACAACATGAAGGGGGGTGGTCTGCTCATCGACATGAGCACTATCGCCACGCATGGCACAGACACCCTGATTCGGGTGTGCGCCGAACGTGGTGTACGCTTCATCGACGCTCCGGTGGGGCGCCTTGCCAGTCACGCGATTGCGGGCAAGTCGATGTTCATGGTCGGCTGCGAAAATGAAGACGACTTCACCGAAGCCAAGCCGCTTTTTGATGCAATGGGCGACACGATCATTCGCTGCGGCAAGCCTGGAACCGGTATTCGCGTGAAGCTGGTCAACAACTTCCAGGTATTGAGCATTGCCGAAATTACGGCAGAGGCGTTGGTGCTGGCGGCAAAGCTCGGACTTGATGTCGAGGTGGTGAAGCAGGTGAACGCACAGACGACCGCCACCAATGGGCAGATGCAGGTTAACTTTGCCACGAAATCGCTGGTTGGCGACATCGAGCCGGGCTTTACATTCGATCTTTCCCACAAGGACATGACGCTCGCGCTCGAAGCGGCGGCTCAAATGCGGCTTGGTCTGCCGGTGGGCGCGGCGGTGCATGCCGTGTACGGAGCTGCGCGTTCCACGAAATACGCGGGCAAGGACTTCAGTGCGCTGCTGGACTATGCCGCCGATCTCGCAGGTATCGAACCGCCAAGGCTGAAAAAGCAGGACTGA
- the livF gene encoding branched-chain amino acid ABC transporter ATP-binding protein (with LivGHMJ and LivGHMK is part of the high-affinity branched-chain amino acid transport system; LivFGHMK is specific for the transport of leucine, while LivFGHMJ is a transporter for leucine, isoleucine, and valine) → MLELENIAASYGYFRALNGISLRIEAGEAVAVIGANGAGKTSLLRVISGMLPATEGRMTMEGTDLRKTAAHRIIDTGIAHVPENRHLFPKLSVEDNLKMGSFPRSARAHFRERLDYVYELFPRMKERRHQAAGTMSGGEQQMCAIGRALMSKPKLILLDEPSTGLAPVVVSQVFDLVRRIRSEGYTVLIVEQNVKQVLKVVDRAYLIETGHIHASGTADEMMHSDAVRHSYMGISR, encoded by the coding sequence ATGCTTGAACTGGAGAATATCGCTGCTTCCTATGGCTATTTCCGTGCGCTGAACGGCATCAGCCTGCGCATCGAAGCGGGTGAGGCAGTTGCCGTGATCGGCGCCAACGGCGCGGGCAAAACTTCGTTGCTGCGCGTTATCTCGGGGATGTTGCCTGCCACCGAAGGGCGTATGACGATGGAAGGCACGGATCTGCGCAAAACGGCAGCGCACCGGATCATCGATACCGGTATCGCCCATGTTCCGGAAAATCGCCATCTGTTCCCGAAACTGTCCGTTGAAGACAACCTCAAGATGGGTTCCTTCCCGCGCAGCGCCCGCGCTCATTTCCGGGAACGTCTCGACTATGTTTACGAACTTTTCCCACGCATGAAAGAACGACGTCATCAGGCCGCCGGCACCATGTCGGGCGGCGAACAGCAGATGTGCGCCATCGGCCGGGCGTTGATGAGCAAGCCCAAACTCATTCTTCTCGATGAACCGTCGACAGGGCTTGCACCCGTCGTCGTCTCACAGGTCTTCGACCTCGTTCGTCGCATCCGCAGTGAAGGTTACACGGTGCTCATCGTCGAGCAGAACGTGAAGCAGGTGCTCAAGGTCGTCGATCGCGCCTATCTGATCGAAACCGGGCATATCCACGCCAGCGGCACAGCCGATGAAATGATGCATTCCGATGCCGTGCGCCATTCCTACATGGGGATTTCCCGATGA